One Dioscorea cayenensis subsp. rotundata cultivar TDr96_F1 chromosome 17, TDr96_F1_v2_PseudoChromosome.rev07_lg8_w22 25.fasta, whole genome shotgun sequence DNA window includes the following coding sequences:
- the LOC120280707 gene encoding uncharacterized protein LOC120280707 isoform X2, translating to MAICRRWRSPYLFFIPLLLVLPLLLTVSDLHRRTISQTPRRNPSKKSDHIVLGPAAGQGMPDRLQCQGLKAMNGIHSSNTNRESNNCDTVTFVTVFTVYNSHLKTESAKVDDKSLGTVTVGNTSYTKTERSMAVLNIFVNFIQVSMPRSNVIILTDPASEFSVEKNVATILAIHGDYSRENLMLQRIRSYITFLEQKLEEHPERLKCVNHYIFTDSDIAVVDNLAHIFQEYPNFHLALTFRNNKDQPLNSGFIAIRGTVEGILRAKAFLQEVLEVYSTKYMKASRMLGDMNGTSVLFLPCAIYNWTPPEGAGQFHGMPLDVKVVHFKGSRNRLMLESWNLFNSTSNLSDMLCLILASGRTKYDF from the exons ATGGCGATATGTAGGAGATGGAGAAGTCCATACCTCTTCTTCATCCCTCTCCTTCTCGTTCTCCCTCTCCTGCTCACTG TTTCCGATTTACATCGCAGGACAATCTCGCAGACTCCACGGAGAAATCCTTCCAAGAAATCAGATCATATTGTTCTTGGTCCAGCCGCTGGCCAAGGCATGCCTGATCGCCTTCAATGCCAAG GTCTAAAAGCTATGAATGGGATCCACTCATCGAATACAAATCGGGAGTCTAATAACTGTGATACTGTCACTTTTGTCACAGTATTCACGGTGTACAATAGTCATCTGAAAACAGAATCTGCAAAGGTTGATGATAAATCACTTGGTACAGTTACTGTTGGTAACACCTCATACACTAAGACAGAAAGGTCCATGGCCGTCCTCAACATTTTTGTTAACTTCATACAG GTGTCGATGCCAAGAAGCAATGTGATCATATTGACTGATCCTGCTTCTGAGTTTTCAGTGGAAAAAAACGTTGCAACAATTCTAGCCATTCATGGGGACTATTCTCGTGAAAATTTGATGCTTCAGAGAATCAGGTCCTACATT ACATTTTTGGAACAAAAGCTCGAGGAGCATCCTGAGAGGCTGAAGTGTGTTAATCATTACATTTTTACTGACTCTGATATCGCAGTGGTGGATAATCTTGCACACATATTCCAGGAATATCCCAACTTCCACCTGGCCCTCACTTTTCGTAACAACAAAGATCAACCTCTAAATTCTGGATTCATTGCAATTAGAGGCACTGTAGAAGGAATTCTCAG AGCGAAGGCTTTCCTACAGGAAGTACTGGAAGTTTATAGCACTAAATACATGAAAGCTTCACGCATGCTCG GTGACATGAATGGAACATCGGTGCTCTTCTTACCATGTGCAATTTATAACTGGACCCCTCCCGAGGGCGCCGGGCAGTTTCATGGCATGCCACTTGATGTAAAG GTTGTTCATTTCAAAGGTTCGAGGAATCGTTTAATGTTGGAATCTTGGAACTTATTCAACTCAACCTCAAACTTATCAGACATGCTATGCCTCATCTTGGCAAGTGGTAGAACAAAGTATGACTTCTGA
- the LOC120280707 gene encoding uncharacterized protein LOC120280707 isoform X1: MAICRRWRSPYLFFIPLLLVLPLLLTVSDLHRRTISQTPRRNPSKKSDHIVLGPAAGQGMPDRLQCQGLKAMNGIHSSNTNRESNNCDTVTFVTVFTVYNSHLKTESAKVDDKSLGTVTVGNTSYTKTERSMAVLNIFVNFIQVSMPRSNVIILTDPASEFSVEKNVATILAIHGDYSRENLMLQRIRSYITFLEQKLEEHPERLKCVNHYIFTDSDIAVVDNLAHIFQEYPNFHLALTFRNNKDQPLNSGFIAIRGTVEGILRAKAFLQEVLEVYSTKYMKASRMLGDQLALAWVVKSHLSFAFKKFSRHEAFSGDMNGTSVLFLPCAIYNWTPPEGAGQFHGMPLDVKVVHFKGSRNRLMLESWNLFNSTSNLSDMLCLILASGRTKYDF, translated from the exons ATGGCGATATGTAGGAGATGGAGAAGTCCATACCTCTTCTTCATCCCTCTCCTTCTCGTTCTCCCTCTCCTGCTCACTG TTTCCGATTTACATCGCAGGACAATCTCGCAGACTCCACGGAGAAATCCTTCCAAGAAATCAGATCATATTGTTCTTGGTCCAGCCGCTGGCCAAGGCATGCCTGATCGCCTTCAATGCCAAG GTCTAAAAGCTATGAATGGGATCCACTCATCGAATACAAATCGGGAGTCTAATAACTGTGATACTGTCACTTTTGTCACAGTATTCACGGTGTACAATAGTCATCTGAAAACAGAATCTGCAAAGGTTGATGATAAATCACTTGGTACAGTTACTGTTGGTAACACCTCATACACTAAGACAGAAAGGTCCATGGCCGTCCTCAACATTTTTGTTAACTTCATACAG GTGTCGATGCCAAGAAGCAATGTGATCATATTGACTGATCCTGCTTCTGAGTTTTCAGTGGAAAAAAACGTTGCAACAATTCTAGCCATTCATGGGGACTATTCTCGTGAAAATTTGATGCTTCAGAGAATCAGGTCCTACATT ACATTTTTGGAACAAAAGCTCGAGGAGCATCCTGAGAGGCTGAAGTGTGTTAATCATTACATTTTTACTGACTCTGATATCGCAGTGGTGGATAATCTTGCACACATATTCCAGGAATATCCCAACTTCCACCTGGCCCTCACTTTTCGTAACAACAAAGATCAACCTCTAAATTCTGGATTCATTGCAATTAGAGGCACTGTAGAAGGAATTCTCAG AGCGAAGGCTTTCCTACAGGAAGTACTGGAAGTTTATAGCACTAAATACATGAAAGCTTCACGCATGCTCGGTGATCAATTAGCCCTCGCATGGGTTGTCAAATCTCATCTTTCATTTGCTTTCAAGAAATTTTCCAGACATGAAGCTTTTTCAGGTGACATGAATGGAACATCGGTGCTCTTCTTACCATGTGCAATTTATAACTGGACCCCTCCCGAGGGCGCCGGGCAGTTTCATGGCATGCCACTTGATGTAAAG GTTGTTCATTTCAAAGGTTCGAGGAATCGTTTAATGTTGGAATCTTGGAACTTATTCAACTCAACCTCAAACTTATCAGACATGCTATGCCTCATCTTGGCAAGTGGTAGAACAAAGTATGACTTCTGA
- the LOC120280040 gene encoding ectonucleotide pyrophosphatase/phosphodiesterase family member 3-like, producing MASPSQRDSTTTLLSPTPPSYRRRSSLRLLLTILAFSATLTLALLLCVFSFSSLIPSFARRSHSTLHRPTVILISSDGFRYGYQFKCPMPNIHRLISNGTEAVPGLIPVFPTLTFPNHYSIVTGLYPESHGIINNFFIDPVTGDAFTKRRHEARWWLGEPLWEIVSNQGFNAAAYFWAGSEVSKGSWHCPAEFCPKYDSSVPFEKRVDDVLSYFDLPIDEIPVFVALYFEEPDSKGHDFGPDHPEITKAVARIDSMLGRLIAGLERRGIFEDVTIILVGDHGMVGTCDQRIIFLDDLSPWIEIPEKWVQSYGPLLAIQPPVNISAAEVVAAMNQGLSSGKVDNGQHLSVYLKEDLPERLHYSSSYRIPPIVGLVDEGYKLVPKRPMSNICGGDHGYDNALLSMRSIFVAHGPQFERGRKVPPFENIQIYNLVTSILGLRGAPNNGSYTFPASILLSDT from the coding sequence ATGGCGTCTCCTTCACAGCGAGACTCCACGACCACACTCCTCTCCCCAACTCCTCCTTCGTATCGTCGTAGATCTTCCTTACGTCTCCTCCTTACCATCCTCGCCTTCTCCGCCACCTTAACTCTTGCTCTCCTCCTATGcgtcttctccttctcctctttgATCCCATCCTTTGCTCGACGCTCCCACTCCACCCTCCACCGCCCCACCGTGATCCTCATATCCTCCGATGGGTTCCGCTACGGCTACCAGTTCAAGTGCCCCATGCCAAACATCCACCGCCTCATCTCCAATGGTACCGAAGCCGTCCCTGGTCTCATACCCGTCTTCCCCACCCTCACCTTTCCCAACCACTACTCCATCGTCACGGGCCTCTACCCTGAATCCCACGGCATCATCAACAACTTTTTCATCGATCCTGTCACCGGCGACGCCTTCACTAAGCGCCGCCATGAAGCCCGTTGGTGGCTCGGCGAACCACTGTGGGAAATCGTCTCCAATCAAGGTTTCAACGCCGCCGCCTACTTCTGGGCTGGATCAGAGGTAAGCAAAGGTTCTTGGCATTGCCCTGCTGAATTTTGCCCTAAATACGATTCCTCCGTTCCTTTCGAGAAGCGAGTGGATGATGTCTTGAGCTACTTCGATCTTCCCATTGATGAGATCCCTGTTTTTGTTGCCTTATACTTTGAGGAACCCGACTCCAAAGGCCATGACTTTGGCCCTGATCATCCGGAGATCACCAAGGCGGTGGCTCGGATTGATAGCATGCTTGGTAGATTGATTGCAGGCCTTGAAAGAAGAGGCATTTTCGAAGATGTGACCATCATCCTTGTGGGGGATCATGGAATGGTCGGCACTTGTGATCAAAGAATCATCTTTCTGGATGATCTATCTCCATGGATTGAAATTCCTGAGAAGTGGGTACAAAGTTACGGTCCATTGCTGGCAATTCAGCCTCCGGTTAACATCTCTGCGGCGGAGGTGGTGGCAGCTATGAATCAAGGATTGAGCTCTGGTAAGGTGGATAATGGTCAGCATTTGAGCGTTTATCTAAAGGAGGATCTGCCTGAGAGGCTGCATTATTCATCAAGCTATCGGATTCCGCCTATTGTCGGCCTTGTGGATGAGGGGTACAAATTGGTGCCAAAGAGACCGATGAGTAATATATGCGGAGGGGACCATGGCTATGACAATGCATTGCTCTCAATGAGAAGCATTTTTGTGGCTCATGGACCTCAGTTTGAGAGAGGGAGGAAGGTTCCACCATTTGAGAATATTCAGATATACAACTTGGTCACCTCCATTCTCGGACTCAGAGGAGCTCCAAACAATGGTTCTTATACATTTCCAGCTTCGATTCTTCTATCTGACACTTGA
- the LOC120281249 gene encoding aldehyde dehydrogenase 1-like, whose protein sequence is MKQLTSLFPNKITIQIPQDEAQLLDWKQELDRDVETLKAKANILSIRFYFCEEDIVVTLTIEEAIEKANSTKYGLAAGIVTKDLNTTNRVSRSIRSGVIWINCYFAFDRDCPYGGYKMSGFGRDLGLNALDKYLQVKSVVTPIFGSPWL, encoded by the exons ATGAAGCAACTAACAAGTCTATTCCCCAATAAAATTACCATCCAAATACCACAG GATGAGGCCCAGCTCTTAGATTGGAAACAAGAGTTGGATCGAGATGTTGAAACTCTTAAGGCCAAGGCTAACATTCTTAGCATCCGATTT TACTTCTGCGAGGAGGATATTGTGGTTACGTT AACAATTGAGGAAGCAATTGAGAAAGCCAATAGCACTAAGTATGGACTGGCAGCAGGCATTGTGACCAAGGATCTCAACACAACTAACAGAGTATCGAGATCGATACGTTCTGGTGTTATATGGATAAACTGCTACTTTGCTTTCGACCGGGACTGTCCTTACGGAGGATACAAGATGAGCGGCTTCGGAAGAGATTTGGGACTCAATGCACTTGATAAATACCTTCAAGTTAAGTCAGTAGTCACTCCCATCTTTGGTTCTCCCTGGCTTTAA
- the LOC120280320 gene encoding exocyst complex component SEC5A-like, with product MSSNGDDLDEDALLEIALKEQAQRDTNYRRPSQASKPVVNLVQPPPIPPASRNQRNPNPRAAPTPAMAHKKNPSRGGDDDDDSEVELLSISSGDEDSTKDRVVPQRGAAAGRDRRGERDDGDRAWNGDEPDCWKRVDETDLSRRVREMRDTRAAPSQTLDQKTAAMGRKGLNNLQSFRGVEVLDPLGLGIIDNKSMRLITESSESSPLARDKSDTLDPNLREKVMYYSPNFDPMAFLSRVHHKTSAADLESGALVLKNDFKGRTQQKKQLVKENFDCFVSCKTTIDDIESKLRQIEKDPEGAGTVQLHAATQNITVLANQAFQPLFERQVQADKIRSVQGMLQRFRTLFNLPSSIRGSISRGEYDLAVREYRKAKSIVLPSHAGILKRVLEEVEKVMHEFRGMLYKSMEDPQIDLADLENIVRLLLELEPDSDPVWHYLNIQNRRIQGLLEKCALDHEERMEVLQHDLQERLESDARWRQLQQESNKPLGFHLPTEDSHLEESQPINLIGEEVDSLRGRYIHRLSAVIIHHIPAFWRLSLAVFSGKFAKATTGSMHLDNETFTKSSTNNGEEKASDIKYSSHSLEEVAPMVHGTISAYEAKVLNTFRDFEESNILLPYMSNSVNEIAKACQALERKETAPSLAVKIMYGLHFEITKIYILRLCTWMRATTEVISKDEMWIPLSTLERNKSPYSISYLPLAFQEMTASAMDRIDVMIENLKSAATKTKDLGVLVEDIQESVRLAFLNSFMDFAGYLEQIGGELTLHRSYGENTQSQMESSTLHSNGAIADSLKKLLVVLSNIGYCKDELSQTMYSKYKHIWGQSKEMDGPNADIKDLITSFSALEEKILGHYTYAKSNLIRSAAINYLLDSGVQWGGAPAVKGIRDATIDLLHTLVAVHAEIFSGVKPLLEKTLGILVEGLIDTLLNLFHDNNGQGLKLLDPNGFCQLMLELEFFETVLHTYFSPAAHEAFKSLQGLLLDKACESATESAENPGHHRRPTRGSEDAMVEEKQQGSVSPDDLLALAQQYSSELLEAELERTRLNIACFMDSSLQPASVPVNPKPTYSSFQGPVSSPSFRRQQTVSSPGFSRHRRR from the exons ATGTCGAGCAATGGCGATGACCTCGATGAGGACGCTCTCCTTGAGATCGCCCTCAAAGAGCAAGCTCAGCGCGACACCAACTACAGGCGCCCATCTCAGGCTTCCAAACCCGTAGTCAACCTCGTCCAGCCACCGCCAATCCCGCCGGCATCGAGAAACCAGAGGAATCCTAACCCTAGGGCTGCTCCAACGCCTGCCATGGCTCACAAGAAGAATCCCAGCCGGGGaggggatgatgatgatgattctgAGGTCGAGTTGCTTAGTATATCGTCTGGTGATGAGGATTCGACGAAGGATCGGGTGGTTCCGCAGCGAGGAGCTGCTGCTGGGAGAGATCGGAGAGGTGAAAGGGATGATGGTGATCGCGCGTGGAATGGGGATGAACCGGATTGCTGGAAGAGAGTCGATGAGACGGAT CTTTCCAGGAGGGTCCGAGAAATGCGTGACACAAGAGCTGCACCTAGCCAAACACTTGATCAGAAAACTGCAGCAATGGGTCGTAAAGGACTCAACAACTTGCAATCCTTCCGAGGGGTGGAAGTATTGGACCCATTAGGGCTAGG CATAATTGATAATAAGTCAATGAGGCTGATTACTGAATCTTCAGAAAGCTCTCCTCTTGCTAGGGACAAGTCTGATACTTTAGATCCCAATCTCCGTG AAAAAGTTATGTACTACTCCCCAAATTTTGATCCCATGGCTTTTCTTTCCCGAGTACACCATAAGACAAGTGCCGCTGATTTAGAATCTGGCGCCCTTGTGTTGAAAAATGATTTTAAGGGAAGGACTCAACAGAAAAAGCAATTAGTGAAAGAGAACTTTGACTGTTTTGTATCTTGCAAAACAACAATTGATG ATATTGAATCCAAACTGAGACAGATTGAGAAAGATCCTGAAGGGGCAGGTACTGTTCAGTTACATGCTGCCACACAGAATATCACTGTCCTAGCAAACCAGGCCTTTCAGCCTCTCTTTGAGAGACAA GTACAAGCTGATAAGATTAGATCAGTTCAAGGAATGCTTCAAAGGTTCCGAACATTGTTCAATCTTCCGAGTTCAATTCGCGGGAGCATTAGTAGGGGTGAATATGATTTGGCTGTTAGAGAATACAGGAAGGCAAAATCAATTGTTCTTCCATCTCAT GCGGGGATACTAAAACGTGTTCTTGAAGAGGTTGAGAAGGTGATGCATGAGTTCAGGGGCATGCTTTACAAGTCAATGGAAGACCCACAAATTGACCTAGCTGAT CTTGAGAACATTGTTAGGCTATTACTGGAGTTGGAACCTGACTCTGATCCTGTATGGCATTATCTCAATATTCAG AATCGCAGGATCCAAGGTTTGCTTGAAAAATGTGCCTTGGATCATGAAGAAAGAATGGAAGTTTTGCAGCATGATCTCCAGGAGAGATTGGAATCTGATGCAAGATGGAGGCAACTCCAACAAGAATCAAACAAGCCT TTAGGTTTCCATTTGCCGACCGAGGATTCTCATCTAGAAGAATCACAACCAATAAATTTGATTGGGGAAGAAGTGGACTCTTTAAGAGGAAGATATATTCACAGGTTAAGTGCTGTGATTATCCATCATATACCAGCTTTCTGGAGATTATCCCTCGCTGTGTTCAGTGGGAAGTTTGCAAAG GCCACAACGGGGAGCATGCATCTTGACAATGAGACATTTACTAAATCCTCCACAAACAATGGCGAGGAAAAAGCAAGTGACATAAAGTACTCTAGTCATTCTCTTGAAGAAGTTGCTCCCATGGTTCATGGAACCATATCTGCGTATGAAGCCAAG GTCCTGAACACATTTCGTGATTTTGAAGAATCCAACATCCTGCTACCTTACATGAGCAATTCAGTGAATGAAATTGCCAAGGCATGCCAGGCTCTCGAAAGGAAAGAGACAGCCCCTTCCTTAGCTG TCAAAATCATGTACGGTCTTCATTTTGAAATCACAAAGATCTATATATTAAGGCTATGTACTTGGATGCGTGCAACAACCGAAGTGATATCCAAAGATGAAATGTGGATTCCTTTGTCAACTTTGGAAAGAAATAAATCTCCATACTCCATTTCTTACTTACCGCTTGCATTTCAAGAAATGACCGCATCAGCAATGgatcgaattgatgt CATGATTGAGAACCTGAAGAGTGCGGCAACCAAGACAAAAGACTTGGGTGTGCTTGTTGAAGACATTCAAGAATCTGTTAGGCTAGCATTCTTAAACAGTTTCATGGATTTTGCTG GTTATCTTGAACAAATTGGAGGTGAACTCACCCTACATAGATCATATGGTGAAAACACTCAGTCACAAATGGAATCTTCAACTCTTCATTCTAATGGTGCAATTGCTGATTCCCTTAAAAAGTTATTAGTAGTGCTGAGTAACATTGGCTATTGCAAAGATGAACTTTCTCAGACAATGTATAGCAAATACAAACACATATGGGGACAGTCTAA GGAGATGGATGGGCCAAATGCTGATATAAAGGACTTGATAACTTCATTTTCTGCACTTGAAGAGAAAATCCTTGGACATTATACATATGCAAAG TCAAACTTGATAAGATCTGCTGCCATAAACTACCTGTTGGATTCTGGAGTGCAATGGGGAGGAGCACCAGCAGTAAAG GGCATACGTGATGCAACCATAGACTTACTGCATACTCTTGTTGCTGTTCATGCTGAG ATTTTTTCTGGTGTGAAACCTTTGCTAGAGAAAACCTTAGGTATTTTGGTCGAAGGCTTAATTGACACATTACTCAACCTTTTCCATGACAATAATGGTCAAGGGTTAAAATTGCTGGACCCAAACGGTTTCTGTCAGCTTATGCTTGAG CTTGAGTTTTTTGAAACGGTTCTGCATACATATTTCTCTCCCGCTGCACATGAAGCTTTCAAGTCTCTGCAAGGACTTCTATTAGACAAAGCCTGTGAAAGTGCAACGGAATCTGCTGAGAATCCAGGGCACCATCGACGGCCAACTCGTGGCAGTGAAGATGCAATGGTGGAGGAAAAGCAACAAGGGAGTGTTTCACCGGATGACCTACTT
- the LOC120281248 gene encoding NAC domain-containing protein 41-like produces MAKRKSRQRRNSILERTAGNGYWHMNGQNIPIKYNGEVFGHKTSLKYYHYDKNKKKVQTKWLMNEYRLKALSDDFEKSAELVLCRIQRTRTGSDVEEEFVYNYENQSSDFYNIANHQATLADQVQDPVNYDDWERPRSKRLKRDNINNGTQYGNTNYQQQEDYQQQWLDTGRENSTVAPPCYDMKHASKAGNEKGNAFGDDWMAMIEVPSPSVLLPFPDDVFKLEDYMMNASLNTAAATSTTTT; encoded by the exons atggcAAAACGTAAAAGTCGACAAAGAAGAAATAGTATATTGGAAAGAACAGCTGGCAATGGTTATTGGCATATGAATGGTCAAAATATTCCTATAAAATATAATGGTGAAGTTTTTGGTCATAAGACTTCTTTAAAGTATTATCACtacgataaaaataaaaagaaagtgcAAACCAAATGGCTCATGAATGAATACAGACTAAAGGCGTTGTCAGATGACTTTGAAAAG TCTGCAGAGTTGGTGTTGTGCCGTATTCAGAGGACAAGGACAGGGAGTGACGTAGAAGAGgaatttgtttataattatgaaaatcaatcatctgatttttataatattgctAATCATCAAGCAACATTGGCCGATCAAGTTCAAGATCCAGTTAATTATGATGATTGGGAGAGGCCAAGATCaaagaggttgaagagggacaACATTAATAATGGCACTCAATATGGCAACACAAATtatcaacaacaagaagattATCAACAACAATGGCTTGACACCGGAAGGGAGAACTCCACTGTTGCACCACCGTGCTATGATATGAAACATGCTTCTAAAGCAGGGAATGAAAAAGGCAATGCATTTGGTGATGATTGGATGGCAATGATAGAAGTACCATCACCCAGTGTTTTGCTTCCTTTCCCTGATGATGTGTTTAAGCTTGAAGACTACATGATGAATGCTTCCCTGAATACAGCAGCAGCAACATCAACCACAACAACATGA